The following proteins are co-located in the Terriglobales bacterium genome:
- a CDS encoding hydrolase translates to MIAAVGKLYTSPDTTEFARRPLQAEECALVVVDIQQKLLPPIFNKEELVRNGQLLVRLAKIMKLPMLVTTQYARGLGSTIPEIASLLPEIAPIDKLEFSCFGSDEFCNSLKNLPGNRNTVLLCGMETHICVMQTALAALNRGYLVHVASDAVGSRVEWNWRIGLERMQAAGALISSTETMIYELLRSSGSSSFKEMLPYLKG, encoded by the coding sequence ATGATTGCCGCCGTAGGGAAACTGTACACTTCGCCCGATACAACTGAGTTTGCCCGACGCCCCCTCCAGGCTGAAGAATGTGCCCTGGTGGTGGTGGATATCCAGCAGAAGCTCCTGCCGCCAATCTTCAACAAAGAGGAACTGGTGCGAAATGGACAGCTGCTGGTCCGTCTCGCCAAGATCATGAAGCTGCCGATGCTGGTCACCACTCAGTACGCGCGCGGATTGGGATCGACAATTCCTGAAATAGCATCTCTGCTGCCGGAGATCGCCCCCATCGACAAGCTGGAATTCAGCTGCTTCGGCAGCGACGAATTTTGCAATTCCCTAAAGAATCTGCCAGGCAATCGCAACACTGTGCTGCTGTGCGGCATGGAGACTCACATCTGCGTGATGCAGACGGCGCTGGCAGCGCTCAATCGCGGATATTTGGTGCACGTGGCTTCCGATGCCGTGGGTTCTCGCGTGGAATGGAACTGGAGGATCGGATTGGAGCGCATGCAGGCGGCCGGTGCCCTTATCTCATCCACCGAAACGATGATCTACGAGCTGCTGCGGTCCTCCGGCAGCTCGAGCTTTAAAGAGATGCTGCCTTATTTGAAGGGCTGA